CACATCGTCAAGATGCCGAAACGCCGGCGCAATCTTCTCCATGTCCACCCCCGCAACGCCAAAGCCTTCAAAGTGAACCCGCCACTCCCGCACAACCGCCCAGATCTCTGCGATCAACCCACAAGCCGTTGCCCGCGAGAGGGTGAACATGTCGTGTGAAGCCAGCGCGTTGTCCAAGGTGGCCAAGCGCCCTCGCGGCCCAACGCCCAAGTGCAGAAAGCGTTCGGTCGCGTGGCTGGCGCGCGGCAACACGTCGTAGAGCGGGCTCAGGCGCCAACCGAGCAGGCGTGGGTCCCCCACAAACCCGTGGTTGCGCAAGTGGTCGTCGTCGTTGCTGACCAGGATGTTGTAGACCATGCGCCTGAACAGCTCTTCGTTGTCCGAGCGAATCACGCTCGTGTGGCAGTGGCTGCGCACGGCTTGTGCGAGGTCGGCGTAGGCCTTGGTGCGCGATTCGGTTTCGTCGCAAGCCACCAGCGTGAGCCCGCTCACGAATCCCATGCGGTGTTCGGTGCGCCCGCCGCCTGGTTGCGTGGCAAGCGGGTCTTCGCCTGCACTCAACGCAGTGCCCGGCTTTGCCCGGTAACGGTCAAACCGCCGGATGAGCATGGCCTTGCGCTCGCCCACGTTGCGCACCTCTACAGGCGGCACCTGCAGCC
The sequence above is a segment of the Hydrogenophaga sp. BPS33 genome. Coding sequences within it:
- a CDS encoding type II toxin-antitoxin system HipA family toxin, giving the protein MSTAPSRCVLWLAKLGSRKDSVDIPAIECAALRLAATAGLQVPPVEVRNVGERKAMLIRRFDRYRAKPGTALSAGEDPLATQPGGGRTEHRMGFVSGLTLVACDETESRTKAYADLAQAVRSHCHTSVIRSDNEELFRRMVYNILVSNDDDHLRNHGFVGDPRLLGWRLSPLYDVLPRASHATERFLHLGVGPRGRLATLDNALASHDMFTLSRATACGLIAEIWAVVREWRVHFEGFGVAGVDMEKIAPAFRHLDDVSSTALRREMN